The following is a genomic window from Anser cygnoides isolate HZ-2024a breed goose chromosome 33, Taihu_goose_T2T_genome, whole genome shotgun sequence.
CCCCCTTGTCACCCCCCCAGTCATGGGTGGCCCCTGGGGATTCCCGGTGGGGTTTCCCGTGCCGAGGGGACGGCTGTGGTGACACGGGCATGTGgcggggggacactggggtgaGGGGACAAGGGCAGGAGGTGGCACATGGTGACCCAGGGGACAAGGGTGACAcggcgggggggtggggacaaggggggggtgATGTGGGGGTGCAAGAATGGAGGCAGGGTTGGGGTGACAGCGTGGGGGTGACAGCGGCAGGACCCTGGGGGTGACAGAGTGGTGCAGGACCCATGGAGGGGGAGGACAAAGGTGACAGAGGAGTGACAcagagagcaggaagggggtGATGCAGGGGGGGACAAatcccatgggggggggggggacaagtCCCATGGGGGGGGCCAGGCCTGGGgtgacatggggggggcacagagaacGGGACAGGGGTGACGCAGGGGCAGGATGCTGGAGGGACAGGGGTGGGGTGGCAGGGGGGGAACACGGGGTGACGTGGGGACAGGACCctggggcagcgggggggggggggcgggggaccTGGAACAgaacccccgggggggggggggggggcaggacccccGGGGTGACATGGGGTGACACGGGGCAGGACCCCGGGTGCACactggggggcagggggacagcccCTGGGGGACAAGGCTGGGGACGAGGCAGGGGACACggggtgacacggggggggggcacgggagaCAGGCAGGGGCGAGGTGGGGACGCCGCGGGGGCGTGCAGGGGTGACACCGCAGTGACACCGGGGTGACACCGCAGTGACACCGGGGTGACCCGGGGGTGACCCGCGGTGACCGGGGGGTCACAGCCCGGggcgccccccgcagccccccccccccccagcgccgggGGGGTGACGtagctcccccggccccgccccccgatGACGCGCTCCCACGACATGGCCATATAAGGGAACGCGGCGCGCAGGCCCCGCCCACGCCccgccgaggccccgccccccgccctgcccggtttgccggggggggggggctgcgggggggggggggggggaagcatcCGGAGCACCGGGAGCGGGacgggggcagcgggagcgggggtgggggggctacagggacccccccgggggggggggacagcgggaCCGGGAGAATGGGGGGGGTaacggggatttggggggggagcaatagggatgggggggggtaactgggaggggggggggcaccggggataccgggggggggggggcaccggggatgggggggggcaccggaaCTTGGGAGGGATGCTGAAGGGTctgggcccgggggggggggggacacgcagcACCCCGCTGagcacaggggctgggggctgcatggggtgggggggtccccgtgctggggtgggggggggggcacggtgggTGCATGTCCCGGTGCACGAGCCCGCGGGGTGCGCTCACGTCtctttattccccccccccccccaaccccaaacaaGGGGACTTTGGGGCCACCACGGGGCCACCACGGGGCCACCACGGGGCCACCTCGGGGCCACGCGTCCCCTAGAGCAGCGTGGCCAGCTCGCAGCCCTCGCCgcagcccccgcggccccccagcctctgccgccgccgctgctgggCCCCCTCCCTGCGCCGCCCGCGCTCGGgggggccgcccgccgccgccagcgccTCCGCCGACACCGAGGTCACCGGCGAGGAGCCGCCGCCACCGGGCTCTGCGGGGGAGAGAGGCAGCGTCCGGCCCCCGAGCGACACCCCCCAGGGGTacccggggtccccccccagccctaccGGGGTCACCGCGGTGCCTCGaggccccccccatccccggaACGCGGTGGTGGCCGGGGCTGAGTCCCCGTGGGTGGGGGGCACGCGAACACGGGGGGGCCGCACTCacgctgctgccgccgctcgAGGTCCCGGAGGGCGATGGtggagaggggccgggggggggctccggcgcGGTACAGCTGCAGGGCGGCCAGGAGGTCGGAGGCCAGCGCCACCTCGGCGTCCCACTCGTAGCTCTCGTCCACCGAGGTGTCCCTCCTGCGGGGACaagtgtcggggggggggggtcccatcgccaaccgcccccccccccccaacgccaCGCCTCGACACCCCGCTGtcaccccccagtgcccctccGAGCGCATCCTCACCTCTTTCCAGCACTGCTCGGGGCCGGCTCCGTGCTCATCTTgccctcctgccagctgcccccatcccccgggggggtaccggggccgggcccccccagggacggtgCCAGGGAGGGGGGGCGCAGGAAGGATGCGCTGCCCCGGCCGCTGCTCTGGCTGGTCAAGCTGCCCCGCGGCAACTTCTCCGGGGGGGCCACGTCCCCGGCTTCAGTCCTGCTGCAGGGGGGGCCACGGTGGGGCGGCTCCGGGGGGGCCGGCCaggcgggggggccgggcagaGAGGCCTTGGCGGGGCCCAGCGGCAGCttggggggctggaggagggtggcggcggggggggccgcggccttGGCACATGGGTCCGTGCAgtccggcccccccccggcgtgctgggggggagcggggggctgcggcggtTCCTCGGGGGGGGGCCAGTCGCCGTCCACGCACATCTCCTTAAAGAAGGGCAGGCTCAGGTACTGCAGGATGCCgctctgggctgggggggccgcaGAAGGCTGGGGGCCGGCGGTGGCGGCCGGGGGGGAgtccgggggggggccctggaGGGGCAGCGAGTCCCAgcgggcgctgggggggccggggctgtaAGGCAGAGTGGCGGCGGAGGCCACGGGGCTGACGTCGACGATGCACAGGGCGGCCGCTTCGgccacggggctgctgctgccgtaGCCGAAATagcggccccggcggcggccggccggtgctggggggtccccggggggccggggccgtaACGCCACCCCCTGGTGCCAAACgggctccttctcctcctccggCTGGGGTCCCcggtgtgtgggggggtcccggggcgggggggcgaaGCCGCTCTCCGTCTCGGCGGTCTCCACCACGAAGCGGCCGTCGGGGCCGCGGCGGATGCGCTCCAGGGGGACGTGCTCCCCGACGTGGCTCTCGTAGACGGCGTAGCCGGATCCGGCCCCCGCGATGCTGAGCCCCAGGCTGGTGCCGGCTTTTTCGCCCCACAGCAGCGCCCGGcgcaggctggggcagggggacggcTGCAGCTTCAGCTTGGCCGCGCCGGCCGGGCTACCAGCGCCGtgagaagggctggaaggaaaCGGGGAACGGCTGCGGGATCCCTGTGCCGGCTCCTTTGGACGCCCCCCGTAATTGGGGGGGCTCACGTCGGGCATCCCCCGGGTGGTGCCGTGCCCTGCGGGACTCGGCAGCCCTGCTCCGGCTGctccctgcttgctttctttggaCACGAGCCCACGGAGGGGAAAGCagagcacccacgggtgccccgagcccggccccgctcccggtcccTGCCCCAAGCCAGCGGATGGATGAcgatggggggggtgggggggggggggcgcagcgaGGTGCGGGGGGAGCGTGGCGTGGCGCGACTTACTGCGGAGCAGGGGGCTTCTGGCTGGGGGAGAAGACGAGCGGTGGATCTGGAAGGTCATGAGAACACACGGGGATCACACGGCGAGCAACGCATGGCGATGAGGAGGAGacgagaggagaggagacagcggcacccccgcgccccccccaggagcccccagccctgcctggccctgttccctgcccgccgccgcggcTCGAGCCCCCCCGGGAGGCGCAGGAGGCGGCCGGCTCCTACCTTGCCTTCGCTTCTGGATGCGCGCGGCGCGCCGGCGGTTCATGATGCAGGCGGCCACGGTGCTGAAGATGACGGCCACGCTGAGGAAGCAGATCCCGCCGATGACCCCGGCCAGCACCGGCTGCGGGAGCAGCTCGGGGAGCTGGGTGCGGGACGGGTACACCTCCATGCCTGCGCCGGACGGGAGACGGAGCTGCGGCACCCGCTCAGCACCCCAGAGCAGCCTCCGGCACCCCGACAGCGGGCGACGGCAAAGCCTCAGGGGCCGCAGAGGGACCTGCCCCCcggggtgctggcagcggggacGCTGGGCAGGGCTGCCCTGCTACCCAAAACCGAAGGCACGCGAGAGGCGTGCGCGGGGACGAGCGCTCCCACGGTGCTTGCTTTGCAGGATGCAGCCCCCGCTCTAGTTTTGGGGCTGGAGCCCCGAGAAGGGGATTTTGTTTGGGGGCAAACGCCTCCCTCCCTTGGTTTCTGCCCCTACCTGCCGTGGAGACGTTCACCGTGTTGCTGGGGTCGCTGATGTAGCTGCCAGCGAAGGCCACCAGGCGGAACTCATAGAAggcgtcctgggggagcacaGCGCCGTCAGCCTCACCCCCTCCTTGCTGCGGAGCGCCCAGCgagaccccccaccccccttccaCCCCCTGGCCACGCACGACCTCACCTTGATGAGCCCCGGCACCAGCACCTGGCTCTCCGTGCCGGGGATGGAGcgctccagcacctcccagccGCCCTTGTCCTGCCGCAGCTCCAGGGCGTAGCCGCTCAGCGCCACCGAGAGCTGGGCCGGGGGCTCCCAGCGCAGCAGGACCCCGCGCGACGTCTCGTTGGCGGTCAGGGCCTGCGGCGGGGACAGGAAGACGTGCACGGTCATGGCCGGCGGCTCCGGAGGCACTGTGGTCACTGGGAAGCCTGGGGAGAAAGGGGACGCTGGTAGGGGTGGCCGGGGAGGGATGGAAACCGGAGCTTCCCGcgtgcttggggggggggggggttcggggggctACGAGGCACCGTGCTCTTACCCCTGGGCACGGAGGTGACGATCTGGCTGAAGGGGCCGCTGCCCAGCTTGTTCTGGGCCAGGACGCTGAACTGGTAGCTCGTGTCTGGCTGCAGGTTCTCCACCAAGAGGTGCTGAGCCCCCGCCGGCACCGAGAGCGACACCCAGTcgtggtgggcgcggggcgggtGCTTCGCCCTGCGGGGACGGGGGAGCCGTGAGCCCCCGGCCGAGGGACGCGGAAGGGGTGGGGGCcacccggggcggggggggactcACAGCGGCGTGTACCAGACGCTGAACCTCTGGAAGTAGCCCCCGTCAAAGCCCGGCTCCCAGGAGATGTTggccgccagcagcagcggcagcacgGAGACGTTGGTGACGGCGTGGGGACTGGTCCCTGGCGCCGGAGGAGGAGAGAAGCCGCATGGGACGGGGGCAGCTCGGATAACCGAAGCCCAGGAGCGTTTCCACGCCTTACCCCCGCCCCCCCTGCCGCAGTCTCCGGGGCGCAGCACCCGCGAGCGCCGCCCGCCCGACTCACCCAGCACGTGGACGGAGGTGGCGGTGCTGACGCTGGCCACCGGGTTGGTGGCCGTGCACTCCCAGCGCCCGTGCTGCTCCTTGACCAGGGGGCGGAAGACGAGGCTGCCGTTCCCGTCCACCTGGGCGCCGCCCTGCCCTGCGCTGCCCACCTGCGGGGCAGGGACACGCCGATGGTGGGGACGTCCCCGTCTCCatcccccgtccccgtccccatcccacccgcaGCGACCCCACGCCTCCGGACCCTTGCAGGACCTCGATCCCTCCCCCCAGGGCCGGTTTGGAAACAGAGGGGCAGGATTTTACCCTCGTTTCCTACAGAACCGAaggcaaaacaagcaaaactcCCCTCCCGCGGGACCCCGGGCTTCCTGCGGGGACAAGGACCCCGGGGACTACCCCCGCGATGATGTCCCGGGAGGACAAAAGCCAcgttgcccccccccaggtgggcTTTCCCCAGCGTGCTCCGTACCTTCCCCCAGGTGATGGTGGGTGGGGGGTCCCCGTGGGCCGAGCAGGGGATGACCAGCTCCCGGCCCACCTCCTGGAAGTATTCCTCCTTGGGGCGCACGGTGAAGGCGGGGGGGTCCTGGAAGAGCCACGCACGGTGCTGGGGACGGTGGCGGGGACACGGCACGCCGGAGCGGCAGCggtgtcccgtccccccccccccccatctgccCCTACCTTGAGCAGGACGCGGGTGGGCCGGGAGGCGCCGGCGGTGCCGTAGCTGTTGTAGGGGGTGCACGTGTACACCCCCAGCGCGTCGTCGTTCCCCGTGGCGATGACGATGGAGCCGTCGGGTCGCGCCGACCAGCCGGGGAGCTGGCGGGAAGGGCGCGGGGGTGAGgtcgggggggctgcggggtgcaggctggggggggggcgcgggcggccGTACCTTGCCCAGCTCCAGCGGGTGCCCGTCCCGCGTCCAGCTGACGGAGAGCAGCGGGGGGTTGGCCCTGGTGGGGCACCGGATCACGCCCCGCATCCCCTTGGGCAAATGGGTCTCCGGGAGCATGGTGGTCACCTGCGCCGGATCTGCGGGGACACGttgggtgctgggagggtgctggggaccccGCGGAGGCCGATGGGGCACCCCCGGGCTCTTACACAGCACCGTGACGAAGGCCGAGGCCGAAGGCGGCTTCCAGAGCCCGTTGCTGGCGACGCAGGTGTATTTGCCGGCGTCGTCCGGGGTGGCTcgctgcagcaggaggctccCGTCCACCAGGATGCGGACCCGGGCCTGGAGGTGGCTGCgaggggaggagagggtggGAGTGAGGGCGCAGCAGGCACCCGGGACGGGCGAAGCTCTCCGGCACGCACCGTGCCCCAACGCACCCGTACGTGGGCTGGGTGGGGATTCAGCAAGGTCCCCGCGCCTCCGTCCGCGAGAGACAGCCGCCAGGAGCCTGCGGCCACCCCGGTgccacccccagcaccacgtcccCGCCGTACCTGAGGTGGAAGACGTTGCTGCTGCCCTGGAACCAGGTGTAGGTGAGGTTCCCCGGGTACGCCTCGGCCTGGCACGCCAGAAAGGCATCTTGAGAGATGTTAACGGTGACGTTCTGCGGCGGCACCACGATGACGGGCGGCCCTGCAGCGTGGGGGCGCAGGGGACAGTGAGGGCCTGGGGACAAAGCCACAAAACCCCGTGACGCCGCCAGGGCTCGGCGAGCCGCCCCGCTCCTACCCTGCACGAGCACGCGGGTGGTGTGGGTGATGGTGCCCTCCTTGCTGGAAGCGTGGCACGTGTAGGTGCCCGCGCTGGCGCGCTCCACCACGGCGATGCTCAGCGTCCCGTTCCTCACCTGCAACGTCACCGGTGGCCACCGAGGCTCTGGGGACCGTGGCGCCGTGGCCAGGGCTCGCTCTCCAGCCGCGTGGAGCCGCGTCGCTGTGCCCCCCGGAGActcgccccccacccccagtccCACGGGGGGACACCGGCGCCTCGCCGTGCTCACCTGCACCGCGTCCCCGCTCTGCACGGCCAGGTCGCTCCGCTTCCAGATGACGACGGGCTGGGGGTTGCCGACGGCCGTGCAGGTGAGGCTCAGCGCCTCCCGGTCCCGCACCTCCACGAAGGCTGGGGGGGTCTCCAGGAAGGTAGGGGGTGCTGCGAAGGCAAACGCAGACCCTCGGTCCTGGGAACGAGCGgatccagccccagccccgcgagCTGCAGTGACGGAGGGATCtggagcagggaggtgctgctcctcctgcactgGGGGACGACGAAATCCTCCCCCCATCCTCATTTCGCAAAGCCAAGCGGAGCGGGTGCGGGTACGGGGCGCACCACGACcgctcccccaccccaaatccagcGCTCAGACCGGGCTCGGCACCCCgagagcagcacagggcagagcaggcGGCAGCCTGGGCTCGCGCCGGCCccagcgcccgcagcccccgtcGGTACCGTTGACGGTGAGGTGGATCCAGGTGCCGTTCTGGAAGTCGGCGTCGGCGCTGGGCCGGTCGAGAAAGAGCACGCGGCACTCGTACCAGCCTTGGTCCTCGGCGCGCAGCAGGTCGATGCGCAGCGAGGCGCCTTCCTCGATCCGCACGCGACCTGCCGAGCCAGAAACGTTTGCCGCGGGCGGCTCGGcgacgtccccgtccccagggccaccaccTCCGCAGAGCACCCGCCCACGCAGGGACCTCCCTGTGCCCCGAGCACGGTTCCCTGTTCCCCCAGAGCCCTCGAGCTGCCACCAAAACCCCTCCCCGGTGCTTTTCGGCACCCGCAGCCTCGGCTCGGATCTCCCCCGGAGCCCCCGCCTCGGGAACCCTGCTAAGCCCCGGCCACGCCGGGCACCCCCGCACCTTCCTGCTCCCGGCGGTGCTGAGGGGTCTGGATGAGCCCCTTGCCTGCtctgggggcaccgggggggctgcCCGATGGCGGGGTGCTCGCCCCGAGGCGGCCCCtctgatgaggaggaggaggaggaggaggaggaggataaGGACCTCAAGCAAGAGCGAGCGCAGCCCCCTAATCCCCCGGGCTATTATCAGAGCCATAATCGGCTCAGGCATGCAGCGGGCAATAGGCtcagcaccactggggtgcactcAGCACCGCGGCACCCCCGGACCCCGCCGCACCCCTGGCTCAGCCCTGTGCGTGCCGTCACCCGAGGCGGCCCCTTGGGACCGTGCTGCGGGGCAGGGCCACGGTGGTGACGAGCACCCAGAggtgcccaggagcagcaggggatTTCCACAAAGAGGGTTTTCCTGGAAAACCCTCATCAGCTTCAGCCGGAGCTCGGTGTCCCCAGAGGTCCCCACTGTCCCCGAAGGTCCCCACGTGGGTGCTGCACCCGGCCAGACGAGcccagcgaggaggaggaggaggaggaagaggaggaggaggagcggcagGACCCGGCAGGCTGGTCGGGCAGGGCGGTTTGGGGACGGGATCTGTGCAGAGACGCGTTGCGCGGACGCAGCACACCGACACGTGCTCCCCGAGTTtcttccagccccccccccccaaatctgcTTCTCCCCGCGGCTGGGGGCCGATGGACGCAGCCGGGTGCCTTCGGCCTCATCCAGCGCCCGCAGCACCAAGCGGCAGAGCGAGCAAACCTCGAGTACGAGCTGGGACGCGGGAGCAGCGAGAGGGACGGGAGCCCTGGGCCCAGCAGGCTGCCGAACAAAGGTCCCTTTGGCAGGGCTCCGAGAGCCCTGGGGAcgcccccagcctccccctaATCCCCCCCGCGCCGGCCCCaacccctcctcctcctcgcccagCGCCCGGCCGATAACAAAAcccaaggaaaacaacaaaaccgCCGCTGCCCTCCCGCCCGGCATCCCCCAGCGCCTGGCAACCGCCATTCAAAGGGACACAAAGGGGACGGCGGTGGCTGGGGACCACCAGCACCGGTTTACGGCAGCGGGGACGGCGGGGGGAGAAACGGCCCCGTCGCCCCCAAGGGACACGAGCGGCTTTCACGGGCACAGCCCAGCCTCGTCCCCGAGGTGCCCCAAAGCGCCTGGGTGACACAGGTGGTGGCGCAGGGGCTTGCTGGGTGACACCTGAGCCGCTTCACCTGCTCCGAGCTCTCGGCTGCGAGGCTGAGCCTGGAGGCCCCTCGCCTGACCCTGGGTCCCCCCCAGGGAGGATCGAGGGCCAGCTGCCAGGGTGACAACCAGCAGCCCCCCTCCGTGGGGTCCCTGTCGCCCCCATCCGCACCACCAAGCCTGGGCGCAGCGCCCTGGGGTGCCGGTGGCGCCGTTGGGGGCGACGCCGAGGGctggcggggcgcggggagcgcgcAGCAGGATGCGGCCGAGCCCTTTGTGCTGCGAGCCCGCGGGGAAACCTGAGCTCCCGCAGGTAACGGGAGCCGGGGGGCCTCCGGGAGGCAGGTGCCGAGGCTTTGGTGTCACCGCGGGGTTTGGCGGCACCGCCGGTCCCACGAAGCCAGCGCGGAGCCACCAGCGAAGGCGCTGGCAGCGGGGAGCGGCCACGGCTCGCCCCAAAATTGCTCCGGCCCCGTGCCGGCGGCTCCTTCCTCACCCCTACCTGTGTCAAGGCTCCACctgcagcacattttttttttttggcagtttcGGCCGCGGAGCCAGATCCCGTCGGACGTGGGACGATCCCGCTCCGCGGTCCTGCCCTCCCGTCGATCCCAGAGGCTTCGGGGCCGGgcccagccccaaaccccgACCTCCCCCCTTGGCCCCAGGCACCCCTTGAAGGCGAGGAGCGGCCTCCCACGCCGCGGCCCCGCTTCGCTCCAAATCCCGGCGCCGCTGAGCGGCTTCACCCAAATCCCTTCCCCGAGCGCGGCTCACCCGGGGCGCCCGCCGCCACCCCCCGGGGCCCTCGGCGGGGACGGTGACCCGCGGGGGACGGAGGCCAGCCCCGCGCCTTGCCGCCGCCGCGCTTAATGCGCTCCGACAGCCGCGGCCTCGCGCTGGGGCCCGGCcgaggggcgcggggcggcaAATCCGTCCCGAGCAGGGTGCCCGGTCCATACGGTGCTTGGTCCGTCCGGTACCCGGTGTGCCCGGTGCCGCTTACCGAGGTACTCGGGGTCGACGCGCGGCGAGTAGAGGCCGAACTTGATGAAGATGGGGAGGACGAAGCCGACGCGCACCCACTCGATGACGTAGAGCGGCGGCCGGCTCTGGCGGGCGCCCAGCAGGTCGCAGCCCAGCACGGCGCTGTCCCCGACGCGGCCCACCACGGCCCCGCTCGGCCCGCTGCCTGCGCGGGGCACCGGGGACACCGGTGGCACCGGGAGCACCGGTAACACTGGTGGCACCGGGAGCACCGGTGGCACCGCGCCCCGCTCCTCCCGTCCCAttccgtcccgtcccgtcccgccccgtccatcccgtcccatcccaccCTGTCCGGTCCtgcccgtcccgtcccatcccggtcccgtcccgtcccatcccggtctctcccggtcccggtcccggtcccgtcTCCCCTTACCCTCGGCCCCGGTGCCGGCGAGCAGGCTGAGGAAGGCCGCGCGTAGCCACCACCGCATAGCCCAGCTCCCCCGGCCCGCGGCTCCCGGTGGCGGCGGGGACAGGCGGGCGGGAGGGTCACCGGGCACCGGCGACCGGTTACCGGCTACCACCGGGGGTCCCCCGGGGGGTCAGGGCCGCAGCTCGGGAGGGCTCGGCCGGGCTGCCCGCGGCGCTCTGGCCCCGgccggggggcgctgggggctccTCATGCCCGCCCCGGACCCCgcggctccgctccgcgccccgcgccgccgccaccgggcGGCCGCCGCCAAAGCCACGGCGGTGGGAGGGGCGCGGGCGGGCCCCGCCCCTCCGCGCTGCTGATTGGCTGTTCCCTTGGCAACGGGCGTTCCCGCCGGCGGCCAAtagcggggcggggagggggagccgcgggggatgctgggagatgtagttctGGGGGAGTGGGGATGGGAGGGGGCATGGAGGAGACACGGGTGTGGGACAAGGGTGTGGGACACTGGTGGGTGACATGGGTGTGTGACACTGGTGTGGGACACGGGTGTGACACTGGTGTGGGATACTGGTGGGTGACATGGGTGTGTGACACTGGTGTGGGACACGGGTGTGACACTGGTGTGGGATACTGGTGGGTGACATGGGTGTGTGACACTGGTGTGGGACACGGGTGTGACACTGGTGTGGGACACTGGTGTGGGACACTGGTGTGGGACTGGTGGGTGACATGGGTGTGTGACACTGGTGTGGGACACTGGTGTGGGACTGGTGGGTGACACCAGTGTGGGACACTGGACACTAGTGCGTGACACTGGCGGGTCTGTGACACTGGTGTGACACAGGGTGGGACACTAGTGCAGGACACAGCTGTGTGACACTGGTATGTGACACAGGTAacgtgccgtgccgtgccgtgccacaCACCGCGCACAGCCCCGTGACGGGGAGCCCACACACGTGCCACCCCATGGCACACCCGTGACCGCCACCaacccccggccgccccccgtgACCGTCCCCACCTCGGggctctccccctgccccctcgCACCCCGGCCGTCACCCCTCTAATCCCATCCTcatcccgtccccgtcccctaCGGCCACCGGagccgtgtccccagcccgCGGAGCTGAGCCGGAGCTGGGCCGCCCGCCAGCCTGGGGGCTCTGGTGCCAGGGGCACCGGTGCGGGGACAACccccgtgtcccagccccacggggctgCCCGGCCAAGCATGGCCGTGCCGGGTCCCGCTCGGTGTCACGGCATCCCCTGGTCAGGGATGTTGGTGCTGAGCCCCCGTCCCGACCCCCTCCCCGGGACAGGGGTCCTCCCGTCCCCCCCTTTTGGCCCGGCCTGGCGCGGCCCCCGGCGCACGGGAGACTATTAAGGCCAGAGCTAAAGTAAGAGGAGTTAAAGTAAATAATTCTGCGGGTAAGCTGCTTTCCTGCATCTCACAGCCCCATGGGAGTCCTGTGGCTCCCTGGGCTTAGGCGCCGCGGCTGGACCGCgccgccccgtccccgtcccctttcgtgtccccaaatcctccaCGCGGGGCCTCCCCCCCGGCAGCCGCTCGTGTCCTGGGATGGGGCCAGGCAGATGAGCGACCCCAGATGTCCCTTGTCCCCGTGTGGTGCCGCAGCGCCCTGGGGCCATGGTGTCACCCATGGGGGACAGACATGGACGGTCCCCGAGACCCCAACCAGGGGTGCTGGGTGGCACCGAGAGCAGCTCCGCACCACTTTGGGGTGCCCGCATCCCCACGGCCACCCTCCTCCCATCCCTGCCGGCTCCCATCCCAACCACCCCAAGCCACCACCCTCGCGTGTCATTTCTGAGGGACGATGACGGCGTTTTGGGGTTTCAGGGGGATGGCTGGGGACgctggggctgcctggtggAGGTGACAGCCCTCCACAGCCCTCCCAGCCCGCGGCGCGGGGGCCGCGCTGGCACCCGGTGCGTGCCGGGCGTTCCCGGCCATGTGCCCCGCGCGCAGGAATGGGGACGGTGACGCTTCTTGCACTTAGGATTTAAATGCCACCAAGGTTAGGAGCAGCTGAGAAGAGATTTTCAGGATTGGGCTTTTGGACGGAGATGCCTAAATTCCAGCTAAGCTTCCGTTTAAGCGTCCACGTCCCGGGCCGGCCCTGGGGCGCTGACGTGGCTGCCGCCCTCCGCGCAGCATCGCCGCTTTGGCGAGCGACCAGCTCCGGGGCTCGCGGGCTGAGACCCAGGATGGGGCCCCCCGCACCTCAGGGTGCAGGCGCAGGCATCCCCTATTCAGGGGTGCCCTGAGGAGGCTGTTGGGTACCGAGCGGTGAGGTCTGGGGATGGAGGTTTGGTGCCGTGGCCACGTTAGGGGGTGGCACCAGGTCACTGCAGAGCGGCGGTACCTGGATAGCTGGTGAAGGGGGgtccctggctgcagcaggggttCTGTTCAAACAACGGGGTGGAAAGGAGCCACGGGAAAGTCCTTTAATGGGGGACGGGACGGACGGCGGCACCGCAGGGCTGGGCAAGGCTCCCCCAGCGCATCAGAGCAAGCATCTCCTTCGACCTCCGTCCGGCACACGCTGCTCGGGGAGAAACTCCTGCTCACGCCTCCTCGGTATCCTTTCCAGCGCTGTGGCGAGGCAGATCCGTGTTTAATTTGGGCTTTCAGACCCCACAGCTGTGCCTGCCGTGACCCCATCGGCgcagggagcccccccggggggggctgcacctACCTGAAGCGCTGGTGGAATTGGATCACAGCTTGC
Proteins encoded in this region:
- the LOC125181234 gene encoding protein turtle homolog A isoform X3; this encodes MRWWLRAAFLSLLAGTGAEGSGPSGAVVGRVGDSAVLGCDLLGARQSRPPLYVIEWVRVGFVLPIFIKFGLYSPRVDPEYLGRVRIEEGASLRIDLLRAEDQGWYECRVLFLDRPSADADFQNGTWIHLTVNAPPTFLETPPAFVEVRDREALSLTCTAVGNPQPVVIWKRSDLAVQSGDAVQVRNGTLSIAVVERASAGTYTCHASSKEGTITHTTRVLVQGPPVIVVPPQNVTVNISQDAFLACQAEAYPGNLTYTWFQGSSNVFHLSHLQARVRILVDGSLLLQRATPDDAGKYTCVASNGLWKPPSASAFVTVLYPAQVTTMLPETHLPKGMRGVIRCPTRANPPLLSVSWTRDGHPLELGKLPGWSARPDGSIVIATGNDDALGVYTCTPYNSYGTAGASRPTRVLLKDPPAFTVRPKEEYFQEVGRELVIPCSAHGDPPPTITWGKVGSAGQGGAQVDGNGSLVFRPLVKEQHGRWECTATNPVASVSTATSVHVLGTSPHAVTNVSVLPLLLAANISWEPGFDGGYFQRFSVWYTPLAKHPPRAHHDWVSLSVPAGAQHLLVENLQPDTSYQFSVLAQNKLGSGPFSQIVTSVPRGFPVTTVPPEPPAMTVHVFLSPPQALTANETSRGVLLRWEPPAQLSVALSGYALELRQDKGGWEVLERSIPGTESQVLVPGLIKDAFYEFRLVAFAGSYISDPSNTVNVSTAGMEVYPSRTQLPELLPQPVLAGVIGGICFLSVAVIFSTVAACIMNRRRAARIQKRRQDPPLVFSPSQKPPAPHPSHGAGSPAGAAKLKLQPSPCPSLRRALLWGEKAGTSLGLSIAGAGSGYAVYESHVGEHVPLERIRRGPDGRFVVETAETESGFAPPPRDPPTHRGPQPEEEKEPVWHQGVALRPRPPGDPPAPAGRRRGRYFGYGSSSPVAEAAALCIVDVSPVASAATLPYSPGPPSARWDSLPLQGPPPDSPPAATAGPQPSAAPPAQSGILQYLSLPFFKEMCVDGDWPPPEEPPQPPAPPQHAGGGPDCTDPCAKAAAPPAATLLQPPKLPLGPAKASLPGPPAWPAPPEPPHRGPPCSRTEAGDVAPPEKLPRGSLTSQSSGRGSASFLRPPSLAPSLGGPGPGTPPGDGGSWQEGKMSTEPAPSSAGKRRDTSVDESYEWDAEVALASDLLAALQLYRAGAPPRPLSTIALRDLERRQQQPGGGGSSPVTSVSAEALAAAGGPPERGRRREGAQQRRRQRLGGRGGCGEGCELATLL